The genomic region GATCTACATATACATCTTTTAAGTTTGCTATATTTTGAAAATCTTTAAAATAAGAGTTCATTGATTTAAGCATTATAGGAAGGTATTGAAAATTAGAAATATTTTCTAAAGCGCCTTTATATCTATCAAGTATCAAAGTTAATTCAAAAGTTTTTGATTCCATTATGTTCGAGAATTTTGATTCTATTTCGTTTTTTAACACTTTTTCAGAACTATTTATAGAAAAATATCCCAAAATGAGAAATGGAACTAATAATATAACAACGAAAATGAGAAGAAGTTTACTTTTTAATTTCATTGAATCCCTCCTTTTAATTTCCTGACAAGCAATTATATCATAATTTTATAGTTCTTCAAATTGAATAAAAATTATTACATAACATGATTATTATATTTAATCAAATTTAAATGAAGATATTGGTTAAAAACTAATATACACAATAAAATTTTCCTCTGTTTTGAAAGTTTCAAAATATAATTATTTATGATATAATATAATAAAAGTAAAAGGAGGGGAAAATATGTCTGTTGAATTGAAGGCTGTAAGTTTTAATATTGAAGATGAAAAGTTTGCTATTGACATTAATCATGTAGATACTGTTATAGAATATCAAAAAACAACTAAAGTTCCAGAATCTTCTGATTTTATAGAAGGAATTGTTAACTTCAGGGATGGAGTTTTGCCGGTTATTAATTTAAGGGTTAAGTTTAGCTATCCTCAATTTGAAGATAAAGATAAAGCAAAAATATTGGTAGTAAAAATTGGTGAGAAAAAATTTGGTCTAATGGTTGATGAAGTAAAAGAAGTAATGAATATAAAGCAAGAACAAATCGAGGAATCTCCTTCGGTAGGAGGAACTAAAGCAGATTATATTAGTGGTATAATAAAAACAGATGATAGTATGATATTTTTAATAGATGTTGAAAAAATATTATCAAAAGAAGAAAAAATAGAATTAGAAAAAGTAATAAAATAAACTTATTTGGAGAGTCGGATTGCAAAAATATCCGGCTCTCCATTTTTATAATATAATGAAAATAATATAATATTATCATATGCAGAAGGATAAAATGCGTCATCAGATATGTTGATAGTTAAAGGATTTTCTTTATTATTTTCAGTGTCATATAAAGTAATCCTATAATACCCATCTTTTGGTTTTGAATAGATAATATAATTTCCAAAACCAAATGGATCAACTTCATTTAGATCAGAAGATATGATTGTTTTAATATTATGATTTTCTATTGTACAAATATCATTCTGTCCACTTCTGGGATTTATCATCTGGAAAATTATTTTGTTTTTCCATAAAGTGGGTCTAAATTTAAAAGTATTTTTTAAAGATGTAATTTTGTCAATTTTATTTTCTTTTATGTTGTATTTATAAATTTCTGTCCAACTTTCTCCATTTCGTTCTTCAGCGGAAAAATAAATATTCCCTTTATAATAATATGGAGTATATGCATTATATGAATCATCGGAAATTCTTTTTACTTCTTCATTTTCAGGGTTATATATTAAAACATCCCATTTCCCATATAAAGAACTTTGAAATACATAAGAACCATCTTCTGTTATATTAGGAAAATATTCAGAAGAAAAATTAAGAGGTATATTAATATATTTATTTTCTATTAAATTATAACCCCATACATTTCTATTCCCAATATATCTGTCTGAAAT from Marinitoga aeolica harbors:
- a CDS encoding chemotaxis protein CheW, which codes for MSVELKAVSFNIEDEKFAIDINHVDTVIEYQKTTKVPESSDFIEGIVNFRDGVLPVINLRVKFSYPQFEDKDKAKILVVKIGEKKFGLMVDEVKEVMNIKQEQIEESPSVGGTKADYISGIIKTDDSMIFLIDVEKILSKEEKIELEKVIK
- a CDS encoding TolB family protein; translated protein: MKKIFIFLFLILVIVNFSQIGIKKENILLKKNSDSWIVDQIIDEFESKLSYSYNVYKYNKKNILNLNYDVEIDFTEDSSKNNIRILATFDGTRIDLTEKIKNNKDWIKIFSTKVLEKISFKRLKYSKNWNFLQLTFWDGIDEYPMISPDKNKIIFISDRYIGNRNVWGYNLIENKYINIPLNFSSEYFPNITEDGSYVFQSSLYGKWDVLIYNPENEEVKRISDDSYNAYTPYYYKGNIYFSAEERNGESWTEIYKYNIKENKIDKITSLKNTFKFRPTLWKNKIIFQMINPRSGQNDICTIENHNIKTIISSDLNEVDPFGFGNYIIYSKPKDGYYRITLYDTENNKENPLTINISDDAFYPSAYDNIILFSLYYKNGEPDIFAIRLSK